The genomic window AAAGAGAGTACATGCCGCCAAATTACGATCGGCCGGGTGGCGAACTGAAGTGCGTGGGAGGCGTCAACTATGAGCAAACAGAAACCCAACGACCACACGAATCAGAAGCCGGAAAAGCCGAAGATCGGCCAAGGGGCAATCGCGGCTCTTGGGCGACAGGGATACAAGGAACTCGGTAGTATTGTTGCCGCATTTCCAGGCCATTCACCTCTTGTGGAAGAGCCGGGGCAACTGGGGCGAGCCACCCAACAATCGATTTCGCGTCAGACCGGGGCTAGTCAGCCCGTCCACTTTTACCAGTCCCAGCCGGAGATCCATTCGACCATGAACACGCCCGAACCGAATCAAGCTGACGTTCAGATGGTGAACGACCAGCAGCCGAGCGTTTTGGATGACCTGGTCCAGCATGCCCAGCAACAGGCGGAGTTCCAAGAACCGGAACAAGAGCAGGAGATGGACCAGTGACGTCTGACTCCCGTCAACACGATACCGATTCCCCGCTCCCCTTTTCGGAGCGGGAGATTCTCCAGCGAAAGTTGGCCGTCTATCGCTATCCCAATTTGATCACGCCAGAAATGTGGCAAGCCTATCAAGCCGCGTTAGCGCGGCAGGAGAATTCAAACGATGACTCGCAAAATCTTCCACTTCCTAACCTTCCTGATATTAGGCCTGTGCCTGATCGTCCTCACGGTTTCTAGCGTGGCACTCGCTTGGCACGGCCTCACATTACCGGCCGGTCATCCGCTTCGAGACGACTGCTTCCTGTTGACGACGATCTTCATGTTTTTCGTTGGTTTCGGTTTCTTCTTTATCGCCGATGCTGGTAGCGGTCGAGCCTACCGACGTCACGTTCATGAAGAAGCCAAGCAGATCATCTACCATCTGTACATTCAGTCGTATCAAAAACGGCAGAACGTCTCCCATCTAAAACCTGTCCCCACAAAAAAGCTCGACATAGACGCGTAAAACAAGTCGGAGCGAAGCTCCGTGTGCCTGTTTCGAGCTTTTGTTTCAAACTGGGATACGGACTGTCATCGAACTGTCACAATTCCGGACTATTGTCATGCCAATGCGGGTGACTCATTCCAAGAGTAGTGCGGACGCCAAGGCCTACTACGCGTTCAGCGACTACTACGACTCCGGTCCGAACCAGCTCAAAGGGGCCTGGTTCGGCAAAGGAGCCGCTTTACTTGGTCTTGCTGGCGAGGTCGATAAGGACCATTTTGATCGACCCGTCGACAATCGCTACCCGTTTGAAGACTTTCGACTTACCCAGCGGCAACGGGCTGACCGGCGGGTTGGCACCGATATTACGCTTTCCGCTCCTAAGTCGGTTTCGCTTCTGTGGGGTGTGACGCAGGATGATCGAATCTTGGAAGCAGTTCAGAGTGCGGCCCATGAAACGTTTTCCGACCTGGAGAAAGATGCTCTCACACGTGTGAACCACTCACGCGGTGTTCTGACATGGGAGAAAACGGGAAACATCGTTGGGGCATCCTGGCTTCATACGACAGCGAGGCCGGTGGATGGCCATCCGGACCCGCAACTTCATGTCCATGGATTTGTCCTTAATGCAACCCATACCGGCAAACGCTGGACCGCCGTTGATCTTTCCGCCGTCGTCCGTGACTCCGGCTACTATGAAGCGATCTTTCAATCTCACTTGGCGGCGAAGATGGTCGAGCTGGGATATCCCATCGAGCGAAGTGAGCGGGATTTTGAGATCGCCGGAGTCAGTCGCGAAACAATTGAGAAGTTTTCAAGGAGAACCGGCCTGATTGAAAAAATGGCCGAAGAACATGGGATCACATCCCCTGAAAGCAAAGGGCAACTCGGGGCCAAGACCCGTGAAAAGAAAAATCAGCTCGTACCACCAGATGAACTTCCGAATGTTTGGCGAAGTCGATTGAATGAGGAAGAAGCCGATCACTTTGATCGTCTGTCACGAGGTGAGTTCGTTCCAGCTCAGCCAGAGATGGATGTGGCCGCGGCAGTTGATTTCGCGAAGGAGCACGTTTTTGAGCGAGCTTCGGTCGTCCGCGAACGGGAGCTATTGCGGCAAGCCATGCTGCATGGCATCGGCCAGACTTCCGTCGAACAGATTCACAACGAAGTCGCAGGTCGAGACTGGATTCGGGAAGGCCAGGATGAGCAAGCTCTCATTTCCACACGAGAGGTGTTGGCCGAAGAACAAGCCCTCCTCACGTTCGCTCGTTCCGGACGCGGTAAGCTCGCCCCACTTGCTCCCCAGTATGCGATCGCCCGGAATTGGCTCAGCGATGAACAGCAAACCGCCGTGCAAGGGGTTCTGAATTCGCATGATCGGTTGATGATCGTCTCGGGCAAGGCAGGTGTCGGTAAGACTTCACTCATGAAAGAGACAATTGAAGCCATTGAAAAGACAGGCCGAAATGTTACCGTTCTTGCCCCAACTGCCGAAGCGGCCCATGGCGTCTTGCGAGGGGAGGAAGGATTCGACGCGGAAACTCTGGCATCCTTTCTCATGAATGAAAAGTCCCAGGCATCGGCCGCTGGAGGTGTGGTCTGGGTTGATGAAGCAGGGCTGCTGGGAACTTCGGACATGGCCAAGCTGGCAACCATCGCTCAGAAGATTGATGCCCGCGTTGTGCTCAGCGGTGATGAGCGGCAGCATAAAGCTGTCTCGCGAGGCACACCGCTCAAGTTGTTAGAAAGCGAAGCTGGCATCCAACCGTTTACAATCCAAAGAATTCGTCGCCAGGAAGGTGATTACCGGGAGGCGGTCACTCTCCTTAGTCAAGGCAAGGTGGCGGAAGGCTTTGAGAAGCTGGACGAGCTCAGTTTCATACGAGAGATCGCCGATGACGATCTGCGTTACCGACAGCTGGCCCAAGACTATGCCGATAGTCTGGCGCCAAACAAATCGAGTCTCGTCATTGCTCCCTCCCATTTAGAGCGAGAACAGGTGACCGAGGCGATTCGTCAGGAACTCAAGGTACGAGGGACGATTCATGGTCCCGAACATGAGATGACGGTACTTCAATCGAAACGGCTAACCGAAGCTCAGCGAAGCGACTCGCTTTCCTTTGCTCCAGGGGATGTCGTGGAGTTCGTTACCAAAGGTAAAGGGGGCTACAAGGCCGGGGACCGGTTACGTGTGGCCGAGGTTCGTGAAGGCCGGGTTTGGGCGGAGGGACAAAATGGAAAAGTTCCCGTTCCGATTGAGTCTCCCAAGTCGTTTGATGTGTATCGGGAAGGCGTGGAACACTTTGCGGCTGGGGATCGGGTTCGTGTCACCAAGAATCGCCGACCATCGAAAGATTCAAGTGAGAAGCGGCTCAACAACGGCTCCCTGTTTGAACTAACTGGTTTTACGAAGTCGGGGGATTTAAAGCTCAGTAATGGACAAACCATTCCCGCCTCGTGGGGGCACCTCGAACATGGCGTGACCGTAACATCTTATGCCAGTCAGGGCAAAACGGTGCATCGGGTGTTTTTGGCTCAAAGCAGCCTGTCCCTGCCGGCAAGTTCGGCCGAGCAGGCCTATGTCAGTGCTTCGCGGGGCCGCGAGCAATTGACCATCTATACCGACGACAAGCAGACGCTTCGGTCGGCCATTGGGCGGGAAAGGATCGTGAAGAACGCAAGTGAACTTCGGCCTATGGTCGCGGCTCAATCTCGCTGGTCGGAGCGGGCGACGTCGATTCGCCGCTTCGCCGAAAATTTCGCTCGCCAACAAACAGAAAAGTTGCGACAGTGGCTGGCCCATGAACAGGTGGAAATGGCGAGGTAACGATGGCCCATCATGAATCATCCGGAGTGCTTGAACGACTGGGGCTGAAGCCTGAGGCTTCCGAGCAGGAGATCGAGAACTATCAGGACGATGCTCCGTACCAGGCCTTTGGACTGCATCGACAGTCGTGGGGCGGGCCTCCACTCTTGAACTTCGTGCTCAAGACGGGACAGCAGCGAGGGCTGCCCTACAGCCAAATCGTTGATTCGAGCTT from Bremerella cremea includes these protein-coding regions:
- the mobF gene encoding MobF family relaxase, which translates into the protein MTHSKSSADAKAYYAFSDYYDSGPNQLKGAWFGKGAALLGLAGEVDKDHFDRPVDNRYPFEDFRLTQRQRADRRVGTDITLSAPKSVSLLWGVTQDDRILEAVQSAAHETFSDLEKDALTRVNHSRGVLTWEKTGNIVGASWLHTTARPVDGHPDPQLHVHGFVLNATHTGKRWTAVDLSAVVRDSGYYEAIFQSHLAAKMVELGYPIERSERDFEIAGVSRETIEKFSRRTGLIEKMAEEHGITSPESKGQLGAKTREKKNQLVPPDELPNVWRSRLNEEEADHFDRLSRGEFVPAQPEMDVAAAVDFAKEHVFERASVVRERELLRQAMLHGIGQTSVEQIHNEVAGRDWIREGQDEQALISTREVLAEEQALLTFARSGRGKLAPLAPQYAIARNWLSDEQQTAVQGVLNSHDRLMIVSGKAGVGKTSLMKETIEAIEKTGRNVTVLAPTAEAAHGVLRGEEGFDAETLASFLMNEKSQASAAGGVVWVDEAGLLGTSDMAKLATIAQKIDARVVLSGDERQHKAVSRGTPLKLLESEAGIQPFTIQRIRRQEGDYREAVTLLSQGKVAEGFEKLDELSFIREIADDDLRYRQLAQDYADSLAPNKSSLVIAPSHLEREQVTEAIRQELKVRGTIHGPEHEMTVLQSKRLTEAQRSDSLSFAPGDVVEFVTKGKGGYKAGDRLRVAEVREGRVWAEGQNGKVPVPIESPKSFDVYREGVEHFAAGDRVRVTKNRRPSKDSSEKRLNNGSLFELTGFTKSGDLKLSNGQTIPASWGHLEHGVTVTSYASQGKTVHRVFLAQSSLSLPASSAEQAYVSASRGREQLTIYTDDKQTLRSAIGRERIVKNASELRPMVAAQSRWSERATSIRRFAENFARQQTEKLRQWLAHEQVEMAR